Proteins encoded within one genomic window of Puniceicoccales bacterium:
- a CDS encoding PfkB family carbohydrate kinase, whose protein sequence is MDKLLNDISRLKIFVLGDIMLDRYIFGDVFRISPEAPVPVVSVQSEKYMLGAAANVALNLKVLGVDVQLCGVLGNDSYGSKLEDILRWSGIKIDRNFCVRESVSTIVKTRILVRHQQLCRLDVEQDKISYTFSLKDVKDLLRAKIETSDGVLISDYAKGVVSSELVNYVENVAHSLGVFVAMDPKPRNRIFYKNMDLMTPNKSESMRLAGFDEEAEADDFNPEVVCRNIFEKFSPKNLVITLGSEGMLLCHNGEVIDSIPTYASEVFDVSGAGDTSIACLTAAIIAGADLRAAAHFANIAAGIVVKKLGTSQATADEILNYRG, encoded by the coding sequence ATGGATAAGCTGTTAAATGACATCTCCCGGCTAAAGATATTTGTGTTGGGCGATATTATGCTGGATCGATATATTTTTGGCGATGTGTTCAGGATTTCGCCCGAGGCGCCGGTACCGGTGGTCAGCGTGCAAAGTGAAAAGTACATGTTGGGCGCAGCAGCCAATGTGGCGTTGAATCTGAAGGTACTAGGTGTCGATGTGCAGCTATGTGGTGTCCTAGGAAACGACAGCTATGGAAGTAAGTTAGAAGACATTTTGCGTTGGTCGGGAATCAAAATTGATCGAAATTTCTGCGTCAGAGAGTCCGTGTCGACCATAGTTAAAACCAGGATTTTGGTACGACATCAGCAGCTATGCCGATTGGATGTGGAGCAGGACAAAATTTCCTATACTTTTTCGTTAAAAGATGTTAAGGATTTGCTCAGAGCTAAAATAGAAACCAGTGACGGTGTCCTGATATCCGACTATGCCAAGGGCGTTGTTTCATCGGAACTTGTCAACTATGTGGAAAATGTGGCCCATTCCCTTGGAGTGTTTGTGGCGATGGATCCAAAGCCAAGGAATCGCATTTTTTATAAAAACATGGATCTGATGACTCCGAATAAAAGCGAATCTATGAGGTTGGCCGGGTTCGATGAGGAGGCCGAAGCTGATGATTTCAATCCCGAGGTTGTTTGTAGGAATATTTTTGAAAAATTTTCTCCAAAAAATCTTGTTATAACCCTTGGAAGCGAAGGTATGTTATTGTGTCATAATGGCGAAGTAATAGACAGCATTCCTACCTATGCCAGCGAAGTGTTTGATGTATCCGGAGCCGGTGATACATCCATTGCCTGTCTAACCGCAGCCATCATCGCCGGGGCTGACCTGCGAGCTGCGGCTCATTTTGCGAATATCGCTGCCGGAATCGTTGTAAAAAAACTTGGCACATCCCAGGCTACGGCTGACGAAATTTTAAACTATCGCGGATAA
- the trkA gene encoding Trk system potassium transporter TrkA, whose product MEITIVGAGNVGSFLAETFSQSHRVTVIDIDPLASKAIYERCEARIICANGCSAETLINAGIENCDFFMAMMNDDKSNLLSASIAKALGAEMTICRARDRTYVDNSQLNYQLHFGIDMFVNPEALCAIELAKEIINPGRVAVENFARGSIDAQQIKISADSKFVDRTLREIRLDPSVRIGCICRNDKYEVATAETNMCIGDILTVVGNSVAISEVRDQLKPQEFPESSSITVFGGNETAIALIRYLSDSKYKIRIIEKNRETCDLLSQQFRNITVIHGDATSITLMKEEQINLSDYFIACTKDDEENIMTSLQACHIGTKNVMLTLNKGDYENTLMNITKGLGIKRIIYPRVATANELIKYLSTEKCVELSKFPDNSGSFLELKVSKNSECIGKKMNEIQWPKNCVIVALSHKFSTKVPRAEDVINANDRMIAIVDNENTQKLKKLLL is encoded by the coding sequence ATGGAAATCACCATTGTTGGAGCAGGTAATGTGGGGAGTTTTTTGGCAGAGACTTTTAGTCAGTCTCATAGAGTAACGGTTATAGATATTGATCCATTGGCATCTAAGGCAATCTATGAACGATGCGAAGCTCGCATCATATGTGCTAATGGCTGTTCTGCTGAGACATTGATAAACGCAGGAATCGAAAACTGTGACTTCTTCATGGCCATGATGAACGACGACAAATCCAACCTATTGTCCGCTTCCATAGCCAAAGCTCTCGGCGCCGAAATGACGATCTGCAGAGCCAGGGACAGAACCTATGTGGATAATTCTCAGCTAAACTATCAATTGCATTTTGGCATAGATATGTTTGTTAATCCCGAGGCATTGTGTGCCATAGAATTAGCAAAGGAAATAATAAACCCTGGGAGAGTAGCTGTGGAAAATTTCGCCAGAGGTTCCATAGATGCCCAGCAAATAAAAATCAGCGCTGATTCAAAATTTGTTGATAGGACACTGCGAGAAATAAGGCTGGATCCAAGCGTTCGAATAGGATGTATCTGTCGCAATGACAAATATGAGGTGGCCACGGCCGAAACCAACATGTGTATCGGCGACATACTAACAGTGGTAGGAAATTCTGTTGCTATAAGCGAAGTTCGCGACCAATTAAAGCCCCAGGAGTTTCCAGAATCATCGTCGATAACAGTGTTTGGAGGTAACGAAACAGCAATAGCTCTGATCAGATATTTGAGCGACTCAAAATATAAGATCCGCATCATTGAAAAAAACAGAGAAACCTGTGATCTTCTGTCGCAACAGTTTAGGAACATAACCGTCATCCACGGTGACGCCACATCGATAACTCTGATGAAAGAAGAACAAATTAACCTCAGTGACTATTTCATCGCCTGCACAAAAGATGATGAGGAAAACATAATGACCTCACTGCAGGCCTGCCACATTGGGACTAAAAATGTCATGCTTACTCTGAATAAAGGCGACTATGAAAACACACTTATGAATATAACCAAGGGTCTCGGTATCAAGAGGATAATATACCCTCGGGTGGCAACAGCCAACGAATTGATCAAATATCTTTCAACGGAAAAATGTGTAGAATTATCGAAATTTCCTGATAATTCCGGATCATTTTTAGAGCTAAAAGTTTCAAAAAATAGTGAATGTATCGGTAAAAAAATGAATGAAATCCAATGGCCAAAAAATTGCGTAATCGTTGCCCTATCGCATAAATTCAGCACAAAAGTTCCCCGGGCAGAAGATGTCATAAATGCCAACGATAGAATGATCGCCATAGTGGATAATGAAAACACACAGAAATTGAAAAAGCTTTTATTGTAA
- a CDS encoding trans-2-enoyl-CoA reductase family protein, translating into MIIQPKVRGFVCTTTHPVGCEVSVKEQVAYLKSRPKITNGPKNVLVIGASTGYGLASRMVASASCGANSVGVFFERPEEDGRLGSPGFYNALALDKISTALGLVSESLNGDAFSEETKNATINLIRKKLGQVDCVVYSLASPRRVDPVTGEVYKSVLKPIGEHFSSKTINTDKATICTVDLDPASDKEIFDTVKVMGGEDWARWINILLSAKVLADGVKTIAYSYIGPEMTWPIYAKGTIGRAKEHLDETRKQLGGLLAKLGGNAYVSVNKAVVTQASAAIPVVPLYISILMRVMKENGIWEDCLDQMYRLFSSRLYLADKLQLDDRGRIRLDDLEMRADVQARVMDLFSKITTETIDELSDFAGYRREFLKLFGFGVKGVDYNS; encoded by the coding sequence ATGATTATTCAGCCAAAAGTGCGAGGATTTGTATGTACAACAACCCATCCGGTTGGGTGTGAGGTTAGTGTAAAGGAACAGGTTGCTTATTTAAAATCCAGGCCAAAAATCACCAATGGCCCAAAAAATGTGCTAGTTATAGGGGCATCAACTGGCTATGGTTTAGCAAGTCGGATGGTTGCCAGTGCCAGCTGCGGGGCCAACAGCGTTGGTGTGTTTTTTGAAAGGCCAGAAGAGGATGGAAGGCTTGGGTCACCAGGCTTTTACAATGCATTAGCCCTGGATAAAATCTCCACGGCTCTAGGTTTGGTTTCGGAGAGTCTTAATGGCGATGCATTTTCCGAAGAGACCAAGAATGCAACCATTAATCTTATAAGAAAAAAGCTTGGACAGGTGGATTGTGTTGTCTATAGCCTGGCTTCACCGAGAAGGGTCGATCCTGTGACCGGAGAGGTTTACAAATCAGTGTTGAAGCCAATAGGTGAGCATTTTTCCAGTAAAACAATCAACACCGACAAAGCCACAATTTGCACCGTGGATTTGGATCCGGCCAGTGATAAAGAAATCTTCGATACGGTGAAAGTCATGGGTGGAGAAGATTGGGCTAGGTGGATAAATATATTGTTGTCCGCCAAGGTATTAGCCGACGGAGTAAAGACCATCGCCTATTCCTATATTGGGCCAGAGATGACCTGGCCAATCTATGCCAAAGGTACCATAGGCAGGGCTAAGGAGCACCTGGATGAGACAAGGAAGCAATTGGGCGGACTGTTGGCAAAACTGGGAGGCAATGCCTATGTTTCTGTCAATAAAGCAGTTGTAACTCAGGCCAGTGCTGCGATTCCGGTGGTCCCTCTATATATATCTATTTTGATGAGGGTTATGAAAGAAAATGGTATATGGGAAGATTGTCTGGATCAGATGTATAGATTGTTTTCATCCAGGTTATATCTAGCGGACAAATTGCAATTGGATGACCGGGGAAGAATAAGGCTCGACGATTTGGAGATGAGAGCCGATGTGCAAGCCCGGGTCATGGATCTGTTTTCTAAAATAACCACCGAAACCATTGATGAATTGTCAGATTTTGCTGGCTATCGTAGGGAATTTTTAAAATTATTTGGATTTGGTGTCAAGGGTGTTGACTATAATTCCTAG
- the hemW gene encoding radical SAM family heme chaperone HemW, with product MNLQAKPYTDNPLGLYVHVPFCPTKCAYCAFYQESISKFSVDRYVEYLQRELQNIEDSRAFTTIYFGGGTPGVLTPEHIVTIGQAIEKKCHQLPVEWTFEMAPSTVKIDRLAALKEIGITRISLGIQSFNDHTLGLFGRRQSNQLGAYYRLRDQGFSNINMDLIFSPIHQTLRSWVDDLNQAICLAPEHLSTYCMTQENDPSIPTDEDKEAEFYIETCDILRANGFQQYEISNFCRPGQESLHNINTWKMGEWLGLGPSASSQYRFRRYTNIPSLQQWMAGLDSGIATLADDTKLCSRDLFIDSLLFGLRMNQGVDLLSLTAKFGDHSNASLEDLFRRLVDENYAQVNETTLALTDSGRLRCDAIELEILQCF from the coding sequence ATGAATCTGCAAGCAAAACCTTACACAGATAACCCACTCGGACTGTACGTTCACGTACCGTTTTGTCCAACAAAATGTGCCTATTGTGCGTTTTACCAAGAATCTATATCGAAATTTTCCGTTGATAGATACGTGGAATATCTGCAAAGGGAATTACAAAACATCGAAGATAGCCGAGCTTTTACAACCATATATTTCGGTGGTGGCACACCGGGGGTTTTAACTCCAGAGCATATTGTAACCATTGGCCAGGCCATCGAAAAAAAGTGTCACCAACTTCCCGTCGAGTGGACGTTTGAAATGGCACCATCTACGGTAAAAATCGACAGATTAGCCGCATTAAAAGAAATTGGTATCACACGTATCTCACTTGGCATACAAAGCTTTAACGATCACACCCTCGGACTATTTGGTCGTAGACAATCCAATCAACTGGGTGCCTATTATAGGCTTCGAGACCAAGGTTTTTCCAATATCAATATGGACCTGATTTTTTCGCCAATCCACCAGACGCTCAGATCTTGGGTCGATGATCTTAACCAAGCCATTTGTCTAGCTCCTGAACATCTATCCACCTATTGCATGACCCAGGAAAATGACCCTAGTATTCCTACGGATGAGGACAAGGAAGCGGAATTTTATATAGAGACCTGCGACATATTAAGAGCCAATGGATTCCAGCAATACGAGATTTCAAATTTTTGCCGGCCAGGCCAGGAATCCCTTCATAATATAAATACCTGGAAAATGGGTGAATGGCTTGGCCTGGGACCATCAGCTAGTTCCCAGTACAGATTCCGGAGATATACAAATATTCCGTCACTGCAGCAATGGATGGCCGGTCTTGATTCTGGCATAGCAACCTTGGCCGATGATACCAAATTATGTTCACGTGACCTGTTCATAGATAGCTTGCTCTTTGGCCTGCGAATGAACCAAGGCGTTGATCTACTTAGCCTAACAGCCAAGTTTGGCGATCACAGCAACGCCAGCTTAGAAGATTTATTCCGTCGACTGGTGGATGAAAACTATGCCCAGGTCAACGAAACAACCCTGGCACTAACTGATTCCGGACGTTTACGTTGTGACGCCATAGAACTAGAGATTCTTCAGTGTTTCTAA
- a CDS encoding SDR family oxidoreductase → MSFLNLENKRILVAGVANRKSIAWVVASQLKAEGAKVIFSLRSRARLEALGNLIAGEEVYICDVENREDILALGENLAKSGEKIDGFVHSIAFANYSAGICKFYDTTREDFLQSVTISCFSLVEMARVLKPIFSTDASVVTMGISSQVTAESYGYMAPIKAALDSSVRFLAKSFSADTNVRFNSVRAGPLKTSASAGIPGYINNYLYAEKMTFRKKAISTDEVANTVLFLLSNRSSGINGQGIVVNAGMDINYFDNELVDAVTKSSANNS, encoded by the coding sequence GTGAGCTTTTTAAATCTTGAGAACAAAAGAATCTTGGTGGCAGGAGTTGCAAATAGGAAAAGCATAGCCTGGGTTGTGGCTTCGCAGTTAAAAGCCGAGGGTGCGAAGGTGATTTTTAGCCTGAGGTCTAGGGCTAGACTTGAGGCTCTGGGAAATTTAATTGCCGGTGAGGAGGTGTATATATGTGACGTTGAAAACCGTGAAGATATCTTGGCCCTTGGGGAAAATCTTGCGAAAAGTGGTGAAAAAATTGATGGATTCGTACATTCGATAGCCTTTGCAAATTATTCAGCCGGTATATGTAAGTTTTATGATACCACCAGAGAAGATTTTTTGCAATCCGTTACGATTTCCTGCTTTTCTTTGGTGGAGATGGCCCGGGTATTAAAACCAATATTTTCTACAGACGCCTCGGTGGTTACAATGGGGATCTCATCCCAGGTGACTGCTGAAAGCTATGGCTATATGGCTCCGATTAAAGCAGCGCTTGATAGCAGTGTGAGGTTTTTGGCAAAGTCGTTCAGCGCTGACACAAATGTTAGGTTCAACTCGGTTAGGGCCGGCCCATTGAAAACCAGTGCATCAGCTGGCATACCAGGCTATATAAATAACTATTTATATGCTGAAAAAATGACATTTCGAAAGAAAGCCATTAGCACCGACGAGGTGGCAAATACGGTGCTTTTTTTACTGAGTAATAGATCAAGCGGTATTAACGGTCAGGGCATTGTGGTAAATGCCGGCATGGATATTAATTATTTTGACAATGAACTGGTCGATGCTGTTACGAAATCAAGCGCCAATAATTCCTAG
- a CDS encoding DegT/DnrJ/EryC1/StrS family aminotransferase — protein MQVPLLDLKQQNFAIYDELKEGVDKVFRSGQFILGSEAEEFEKNFAKQVGVKHCIGISSGTDALLLAMMVLKIGPGDEVISPAYSFFATASCAARLGARVVWCDVSADDFNIDVNKIEGLISEKTRAIIPVHLFGQAAVMDAILDICRPRDIHVIEDCAQATGARFNDKQVGQFGTFGCYSFFPSKNIGGFGDAGMLVTDDDELAARARILRSHGMTRQYHHDYLGGNFRIDALQAALLNVKLPYLDNYIENRRRNASYYSNALAEIDGVGFDESCVMVLPRERKGNFHTFNQYTLRVKGARRDELKRFLDEKAIGSQIYYPIPLPDQKCFATNSRGRETITVSRQLALEALSIPIFPELSNDQMDYVIDSIAEYLKK, from the coding sequence ATGCAGGTGCCACTGTTAGATCTAAAGCAGCAGAATTTTGCCATTTATGACGAATTGAAGGAGGGTGTTGACAAGGTTTTTCGCTCGGGTCAGTTTATTCTAGGATCCGAAGCCGAGGAGTTTGAGAAAAATTTTGCCAAGCAGGTGGGAGTGAAGCATTGCATCGGCATATCCTCGGGGACCGATGCCCTGTTGTTGGCAATGATGGTATTGAAAATTGGTCCAGGAGATGAGGTTATAAGTCCAGCCTATAGCTTTTTTGCCACGGCCAGCTGCGCAGCTAGGCTAGGTGCCAGGGTGGTTTGGTGCGATGTTTCGGCCGACGATTTCAACATTGATGTGAACAAAATCGAGGGACTGATTTCGGAAAAAACCCGAGCGATAATTCCTGTGCATTTGTTTGGTCAGGCCGCTGTCATGGATGCTATACTGGATATTTGCCGCCCAAGGGATATACATGTTATTGAGGATTGTGCCCAGGCCACTGGGGCCAGATTTAATGATAAGCAGGTTGGGCAGTTTGGTACCTTTGGATGTTATAGTTTTTTTCCTAGTAAAAACATCGGTGGGTTTGGCGATGCCGGGATGCTTGTCACCGATGATGATGAGCTTGCGGCCAGGGCCAGGATATTGCGTAGTCATGGCATGACCCGGCAGTATCATCACGATTACCTTGGTGGAAATTTTAGGATCGATGCACTGCAAGCTGCCCTGCTAAATGTCAAGTTACCATACCTGGACAATTACATAGAAAACAGAAGAAGGAACGCTTCCTACTACTCTAATGCTTTGGCTGAGATCGACGGCGTAGGATTTGATGAATCCTGCGTTATGGTTTTGCCAAGGGAAAGAAAGGGAAATTTTCATACATTTAACCAATATACCCTGCGGGTGAAAGGTGCCAGAAGAGATGAGTTGAAGCGGTTTTTAGATGAAAAAGCCATTGGCAGCCAGATATACTACCCTATTCCGTTACCAGATCAGAAATGTTTTGCGACTAATTCCCGGGGCCGCGAAACCATAACAGTGTCAAGACAACTTGCGCTGGAAGCACTTAGTATTCCAATATTCCCAGAGCTATCCAACGATCAGATGGATTATGTGATTGATTCTATAGCAGAGTATTTAAAAAAGTAG
- the alaS gene encoding alanine--tRNA ligase — translation MDSAKIRSEFLDFFSSHGHKILPSASLLPESPNLLFTNAGMNQFVPYFLGSQEPIDRRVADVQTCIRAGGKHNDLDDVGFDTYHHTFFEMLGNWSFGDYFKKEAIELAWELLTKVWKFPKNRLYATVYHPNDGEPAEFDQESFDIWSEIFASEQLDPEVHIKKCSRKDNFWMMGDTGPCGPCSEIHMDLTESGDTNGNIVNAGSCMCLEIWNLVFIQYNANSDGSFKKLAQKHVDTGMGLERVVGIMATTNNFSDFSRQPSNYDSDLFSYIFAELERLSGLKYAGTISVSRSFMSDTEKVDFYFRAIADHIRTLTFGIADGILPGNEGRNYVLRRILRRAVLFGKKMGLPSGFFAKLSEVVIEKMGKIFGQLIDNKAVIYDTLVREEISFDRTLGRGIRVLEKICSSNKSGMISGEDVFLLYDTYGFPIDLTKLMAEERGLGIDMEAAEQEMDRQRQRARSSQKKVSLAVASVDKEKISFVGYSLDKNKKFFAEVVGIVDDKTGNFVILDSTPFFAEMGGEVGDTGSLCLDGRSIEVLATIRNESNLVLHRLPKNVGLKLGDRVECVVDMERRKSIQRNHTATHLLHFALRDVLGDHVKQAGSLVDSTKLRFDFNHFSPLSDEQIHDIEYIVTRCILENLPVKCETMPFAEKPDNCIAFFGEKYGKIVRVVTIGCISCELCGGCHAASTGEIGFFKILSESAISAGVRRIEAVSGFAAFSFVEKVIGDLKNISKKLSCSIDKVFENFTHMIEHSACMESQLKMLKNSKNEAVANALVNNCSLKNDLKFILDVIDVENIADLKSIALLLSKKLSDGFWFVLCGKMPDRSGAVLISCSRKALANGIKANLMLKKLSEKIDIKGGGNEELAMGGVKQSSLFSERLETLKNL, via the coding sequence ATGGATTCTGCAAAAATACGTAGTGAGTTTCTTGATTTTTTTTCGTCCCATGGACATAAAATTTTACCATCTGCGTCGTTGTTACCGGAGTCTCCAAACCTTCTATTTACGAACGCCGGTATGAACCAATTTGTGCCATATTTTTTAGGTAGCCAGGAGCCCATCGACAGAAGGGTTGCCGATGTTCAGACCTGTATCCGGGCCGGCGGAAAACACAATGATCTGGACGATGTTGGTTTTGATACCTATCATCATACTTTTTTCGAGATGCTCGGTAACTGGTCTTTTGGTGATTATTTTAAAAAGGAGGCTATAGAGCTGGCCTGGGAGCTTCTAACAAAAGTTTGGAAGTTTCCCAAAAATAGGCTCTACGCTACGGTTTATCACCCAAACGATGGTGAGCCGGCGGAATTTGACCAGGAGTCCTTTGACATATGGTCGGAGATATTTGCTTCAGAACAGCTTGATCCAGAAGTACATATAAAAAAATGTTCCCGAAAGGATAATTTTTGGATGATGGGTGACACCGGTCCCTGTGGCCCTTGTTCCGAGATCCACATGGATCTGACTGAAAGCGGCGATACGAATGGAAATATTGTCAATGCTGGATCGTGTATGTGTTTGGAGATCTGGAACTTGGTATTCATCCAATATAATGCCAATTCGGACGGTTCTTTTAAAAAACTTGCCCAGAAGCACGTGGATACCGGTATGGGGCTGGAACGGGTCGTTGGAATAATGGCCACTACGAATAATTTTAGTGATTTTTCGAGGCAGCCGTCCAATTATGACAGCGATTTGTTTAGCTATATATTTGCCGAGCTGGAGCGCTTGTCCGGATTGAAATATGCCGGAACTATCTCGGTTTCAAGGTCTTTTATGTCAGATACTGAGAAAGTCGACTTCTATTTTAGAGCCATCGCTGACCATATTCGTACCCTGACATTCGGCATTGCTGATGGAATTTTGCCTGGCAACGAAGGGAGGAATTATGTGCTGAGGAGGATTCTCAGGAGGGCAGTGCTTTTTGGTAAAAAAATGGGATTACCAAGCGGTTTTTTTGCAAAATTATCCGAAGTGGTAATCGAAAAAATGGGAAAAATATTTGGACAACTCATTGATAATAAAGCTGTTATATATGATACATTGGTGAGGGAAGAGATCTCGTTTGATCGGACCCTCGGCCGCGGCATCAGGGTGCTGGAGAAGATTTGTAGCAGCAATAAAAGTGGGATGATTTCCGGTGAGGATGTGTTTTTATTGTATGATACCTATGGTTTCCCCATTGATTTGACTAAACTGATGGCCGAGGAGAGAGGGCTTGGAATAGATATGGAAGCTGCTGAGCAGGAAATGGATAGGCAGCGCCAACGGGCACGGTCATCGCAAAAAAAAGTATCCCTAGCCGTTGCCTCGGTTGATAAGGAAAAGATATCTTTCGTAGGCTATTCCTTGGATAAAAATAAAAAATTTTTTGCCGAAGTTGTTGGCATAGTTGATGACAAAACTGGCAATTTCGTGATTTTAGACAGCACTCCGTTTTTCGCTGAAATGGGTGGCGAGGTTGGCGACACGGGTAGCCTATGCCTGGATGGTAGGTCGATCGAAGTTTTGGCTACGATTAGGAATGAATCGAATCTTGTTCTGCACAGGTTGCCAAAAAATGTTGGCCTAAAGCTTGGAGATAGGGTTGAATGTGTTGTTGATATGGAAAGAAGGAAAAGCATCCAGCGAAACCATACGGCCACGCACCTGTTGCATTTTGCTCTGAGGGATGTGCTTGGTGATCATGTAAAGCAGGCTGGTTCTTTGGTAGACAGCACAAAATTAAGATTTGATTTCAACCATTTTTCTCCGCTTTCGGATGAGCAAATACACGACATTGAATATATTGTAACTCGTTGCATATTAGAGAATTTGCCCGTGAAGTGCGAGACCATGCCATTTGCCGAAAAACCGGATAACTGTATAGCATTTTTTGGTGAAAAATATGGTAAAATCGTAAGAGTTGTGACCATCGGTTGCATTTCCTGCGAGTTGTGTGGTGGTTGTCATGCAGCCAGTACCGGCGAAATAGGGTTTTTTAAGATCCTGTCCGAGAGTGCCATATCCGCTGGTGTCCGAAGAATTGAGGCCGTTTCAGGATTTGCTGCGTTTTCATTTGTGGAAAAAGTCATCGGAGATTTGAAAAATATTTCAAAAAAACTGTCCTGTTCAATTGATAAGGTCTTTGAAAATTTCACCCATATGATCGAGCATAGTGCCTGCATGGAAAGTCAGTTGAAGATGTTGAAAAATAGTAAAAATGAGGCTGTGGCTAATGCCCTTGTTAACAATTGTTCGCTGAAAAACGATCTTAAGTTTATTCTAGATGTCATTGATGTAGAAAATATTGCTGATCTTAAATCCATTGCTTTATTGCTGTCCAAAAAATTGTCAGATGGCTTTTGGTTTGTGCTTTGCGGTAAAATGCCTGATAGGTCTGGTGCTGTTTTAATTTCGTGCTCTAGGAAAGCTCTGGCGAACGGGATAAAAGCTAACCTTATGCTTAAAAAATTGTCAGAAAAAATCGATATCAAAGGCGGTGGCAATGAAGAACTGGCCATGGGTGGCGTAAAACAAAGCAGCCTGTTTAGCGAAAGGTTAGAAACACTGAAGAATCTCTAG
- a CDS encoding type II secretion system GspH family protein, translating to MKNYKKTIGFSLVELVIIISVVGILISIALPAINKSSRSVKISKTKIRFSQIVNALKSYYNEYGCWPDILTPNLAHSFVDKSTIFSSMLVGNCNYVDDSMPEDLLYLNPKRLRFIDITNSDLYKQNSVIQKDRLADSFNNPAIYAVFSNSNIPSARILQSAFDAYPSVKTKVPADGLNESVVVFSCAEVGKNYAAVRDDAVDVLSWEI from the coding sequence ATGAAAAATTACAAAAAAACCATAGGATTTTCACTGGTAGAGCTGGTTATAATTATTTCGGTTGTGGGTATATTGATATCCATTGCCCTGCCAGCCATAAATAAATCCAGTCGCTCTGTAAAAATTTCCAAAACAAAGATACGCTTTTCCCAGATAGTCAATGCGTTGAAGAGCTACTATAACGAATATGGCTGTTGGCCAGATATATTGACCCCGAATCTAGCCCATTCTTTTGTTGACAAAAGTACAATATTTTCATCAATGCTTGTGGGTAATTGTAATTACGTTGATGATTCCATGCCAGAGGATTTGCTCTATTTGAATCCAAAAAGGTTAAGATTCATCGACATAACAAACAGCGATTTGTATAAACAAAATTCCGTTATACAAAAAGATAGATTAGCAGACAGTTTTAATAACCCGGCTATTTATGCTGTTTTTTCTAATTCAAATATTCCTTCTGCCAGAATTCTCCAATCTGCCTTCGATGCCTATCCGTCGGTTAAAACCAAGGTGCCCGCCGATGGCCTTAATGAATCTGTGGTGGTTTTTAGTTGTGCCGAAGTAGGTAAAAATTACGCAGCCGTGAGGGATGATGCGGTTGATGTCCTAAGCTGGGAGATATAA